The genomic window tctctttctaaattcaggttgtatctttccatgaaagaatgattcactgatctttttattttttgcgaCATCAACCGTTGGATCGCATCTTGCACGGCTTGTAAAGCACTTCAATTCCTTTCTTTTTTAATTGTGTGCATAGATCTTGAAGCAGATATTGCGCAATCCAATGTTTAGCATCTCAAAAAAAGGTACAACCAGAACCACTCTTTCCAGAGCAATATACTCAATCCAAGAAGCTTGGGATAGTCCTAGTCCGTTCATTTTTTATGACTAGTAGTTGCAAATATACCTAAAAAAGGATTGAGCTTGCAAAGCTCCATTAGGGTTTCATATAATTCTTCAGTTACGGTAATTGATACATTATCCTGAAAAATGTATAAGTGACTTCCTAATAGCCTATGTTTCTGGCATTATTTGTATTTCTATAGAGCAAATAAATCCTGTGGCGTCCTAATTAATAACTAacttttttgatgaaagtaaagggcgcgtttggttagccattaaaaaaaaatattttttttattttttaatttttaaaaataaaaattaaaaagcaatGTTTGATAACGTTACAggagaaaaaaaagtaaaaatcaaaataatcaaaatattactttatatacaaataaaattttttttttttaaaatttactttttttaCTGCCGCACATCTAAAAcgccaaatcaaaaagtaaagagcccgaacccttctccctcatcgagctcttcacctctccattcccttcttcctccctttctaAACTCTTCTCTTCATCGAGCTTTCACCTGCCATCCTCAAACGTTACTTTTTGCTTTATAACAACGTAGTTaccaacatattttttatttttttatttttactcaatagtaaaaattaaaaaaataaaaaatattttttaaaaataaaaaatcaaaaagtgtaaccaaacgcacccttcGTGGTACCGAATGATTGATATAACCTACAAAAGCTCTCATTCTCTtaataaatttcattattttatcTACCTGGCATACATTTAGTTTTGTTATCTTGATAGGGTTTGGTAATCTTCTCCCAAAAAAtttggttgatcaacgatttttttttcttatattctcaaaaaaaaaaaaaaaatgctctgCTTGTCAGGAATTCCTGGCGTACAATTTTCCAAAGAGAAGTTCGTCAAAATTGACAATGAGAAACGTGTGAAGGAAGCACTGGTGGTTGAAGGAGGATTTCTAGAGTTAGGCTTTCGCTCAGTCTTATATCGACTTGAGATCATTGAGAAAGATAGCAATTCCTCCATCATCAAATCGGCCATCGAATATGAAATTGATGAAGAGCATGCGGCCAATGCTTCTTTTGTCACCACTGCACCCTTGGCAACCATAGCTGAGACCATTCCAAATATCTCACTGAGAAGAAAACTAGTGACATGAACTCTTGAATTCATGGTTGGCTCAAGCAATGAACTATGAACTGGTGGGCTTGCTAAATCAGTGAGCAAGTTATGCCATACGATGAAATGAAAAGTAAAGTGTTCAATAATGCAGAACATTAACTGCATCTTTTACTATGAGATTACGAACCTTTGTTTTCTTTCACCCCTACTGAAATGAAACAAGAGTTACTGCCCCTATGctcagaaaggaaaaaaaaaaaaaactccattcTAACAATCTATGTATATGGAGTTTGATTTACTTTCCATGCTTCCCAATGAAGCTACCTCTGTACCTATATCTGCATAACGTGCTCTCCTGTTTGGTAATGTGTGACAAGACCAAGTGGTGCCTAGCTTTGCTCTGTTATCTAGCACCTGAAAATGAAACAGTATGAGAAAATGGATCTTTGATTGGGCAGAGAACTTAGGGGACTTGCTTGCCACATCCTAAAGGATGATGTGATTTGTgtttttctcttctatttttgatgcattCCGATAATATCTTCACTCAagactatatatatgtatatatctcatATGAATTTCTAAATTAGGGAAGAACTAATTATCTAGAAGAACTAGATTACTGGAGAAATAAACCAGAGAGGAGAGTTGGAATTATTGGGTTAGTTCtaaattaaaattcttttcaagtCAATGTCATGTTCGAGCAAGAGCAATTCTAGCAAACCTTCTTCTTAATGTTCACCCAAATGCCAATGTGATTTTtcctcataattttttcaaatagtCCTTTCCTCACTTATATTAATCAATTATCAATCTTTTTTGGCAAATGCAATCTACCTCAAGATTGTCGCACATAAGAGGAGTCACCGAGGATTTACTATAGTTCGAACACAAGGTTTATTTTACAAGTTTGTCATTGCTAtacaaaattaattatatatgtatgAAGTGGGCAACCATTGTGTTGATGATagcctctttatatatatatatatatatatatatttctctttgatttctttGAAATCAATGAGGCATTCATCAACACATTTAATTTCCcgctggaaaaaaaaaagaaaaagactccttgatttctacttttcttttgttcttcaaggtGCTATTTTTAAAATCAATCCTTGTCCATCGAGAATAAGGACATATACATCAAGAATAAAAGCAAAATATATCTGGTATGCATCCGAATGAAGACTTATATACCATACTAAAGGGCAATCTACATGACTCCCAGCACATCACGTGTTGAGCTCCGACAGTGCTTATTTTTTCCTACAAATTCTTCATGTGCTCTTATAGATGCACACCTCCTCGTCGCATCccttgccaccctctccatcggtTTCCACCCTCGTGCATCAAGAAATAGGAGATGATGATCAAGAGCTTTGTCCTTGACTCTTATAATATGCCCAAGTCTAATAAGGTTTGAGGAATGTGTACCAAATGTAGACAACTGTcataaagtcagtgggaagattgggAAGCTCCATGATATTTAGTTTAAGCTTGAGAACTGCCCTAACTTGTTTACCAGAGCTCTAAGCCAAGGAGTCACAGCTTTAACAGCATCTTGAATCATGGCATATTTGAACATTGTGAAAGTCTTCGATGCTTCTTTATATAAGCAATGCTTCCACTAAAATGCTTATAACACTACATGTAATTCAATAGTCAAGGCAGTGATCATATCATGTAGCAGAATTTGAAGAATCTAACAAGATACCTTTTGCATTGAAGCTTCTGCCTTTTATCTCTCTCCTTGATTTTTATATTGACTTGCATATAGTTTTGAAATACTTTTGCATGATAATGTACTAGGCTTGCATTGGTAATGCTCCTCTGATTGTGGTGCATTCCGAAAATTTGAACTCGGGCAATATCACAGGATAGGTCtccccaccctctctctctctctctcaaacaaataaaaaaaaaatacttaaataATTCATTAAGCAAAATCTTTATATAATACAACATTTTGTAATGAGTTTGCATAAAACTAACAAAGGTTAGATGAGTCGAGCATAGCGTGAAATATGTAATAAGACATTTTGTAATGAATTGGTCTACTAGCTAGTCACTGCTGCTGAACCAATATTGGCAGATTCCACAACTCTATACTGGTTGATTGAGCGGCAAATGTTATacatctacatataaaatttcttGGTTAAATCATTCTATAGTTCAAATTTGGACTAGGTTCATTTAAAGGTAAAACAATGAATGTTATAGTTATTAGCCATTATAGTTAAAATTAacagacactaatacaaaaaaaaaaaaaaaaaaaatcatttttagatcatatcattGTTGATCACATTTTATTTTTAGCTACaaggaaaataaaatttaaaatttta from Elaeis guineensis isolate ETL-2024a chromosome 4, EG11, whole genome shotgun sequence includes these protein-coding regions:
- the LOC105037005 gene encoding norbelladine synthase, which encodes MKGSLFHKLEVGLPAGEVWEVYGTLRLAQLVVELLPHVLQKVDVIEGDGGVGTVLHLTFPPGIPGVQFSKEKFVKIDNEKRVKEALVVEGGFLELGFRSVLYRLEIIEKDSNSSIIKSAIEYEIDEEHAANASFVTTAPLATIAETIPNISLRRKLVT